TCCAAAGCAGAGTGGGCTTTAGTTCTGTGTTCTCAATTCTATCTACAGAACTGTTTTCACGAGTCACAGGATCAGGACAAGTGAAAAGGGAATTTATAGCTGCATTTAGTAACTTCTTTCCCTGATGGGCATTATCACACAAAGCTGAAAGATACAGCACAAACCtgaaatgaaagaaataaaaaggttAAAAAAAGAACAGAAGTTGTCAAGTCTATCGGTCTATCCACAGTTCCCTTGAAAAGACAAAGAGGAGGGTGTCATAGCAAAATAGAGGATCTCATCTGGTCTGCTCTTATTGTATTAACTcgggaaaaaaaatttttgagtGTCAATAAGGATAAGTACTATAGCAATACCATCTTTTCATATGTCACAATGCTAGTCTCAGAAAGGTCTAGAAGGAAGAGATGAATTAGGCATTTCTTAAAACTCACAATCTTTTGGATGAGGCAGCATATTCAAATGACTTCAAAGTAGGAATCCAGTACCATAACAAGTTTATCAAAACAATGAAGCAGTTTGGAATCTTAATTCCTTTAGTAAGTAATAAGTATATAAATGCTTTAGGACTTCTtctcaaaaaaggaaaaatagttCTATAAAATGCTGAAGAGCTAAACTCCATTTCCAAAGCCATACTCTACAAAGTGAAATAGACTATTGCAAAATATGATTTCCACTTCCAAGTCAAATATTCTATGAAATATGGAATTCATCCCATGTTAACTTCTTCTCAGCCATACTCTACAAAGTGAGTCCCATATCTCTTGTTTTTGTCctatttaaaaagtttacaaCAACTTTGACAAACAGACTAACAGGGGGTATACAATTGTCAACCTAACTAAAGCTTATGATTAAAATGATATATATTTGTAAAAAGTTCCATAGTCATTTGGTCTTCAACATAAGTTTTGAACCCTATGAATTTTCTACTTCAGCAGGAGGGTTTCTTTTGGAGTATAAAAAACCACAGCATATGTAACCATACTAGACAATTAACTCTATAAACAGACACTCAAGAGAAACACAAAGATACAATAATATGTACGTTCTCAAGCAGTAAATGCAAACTTACATATCCGGAGGACAAACAGCTAAGTTGCCACTAATCTGGAGAGCTCGAATTGATGTAATCTGCTCAGAATACAATGCTaaaaaaagagatttttttttaattaaaaaaagacgTTTCTTCTATTTAAACTGAAACAAACTACAAAGTAAAACTGGATATTAATCTTACATTGGGGAGGATATACAACCAGGAAATTTGATATGTCTGGCTTCAAGGAACTTCTCATAATGCATATTCCCCTAGCCACCTTCTGTTTAACATCTCCCATGCATAGAAAAAGGAAACTTTCATGGAAAGAACCCAATGGAGAAGCTGAGGGTGACGGAACTGTTAAGGATGGATCCAGAACAAGCTTCTGGCTAAATATGTCCTGGCCAGAAGCCAATCTTATGCCTTTGTACATGCCATTACTCTGAAAAAGTTTGAAGCAAAGTATAAGAGATTTGTGTTTCAAAAGCAGCTACCCCAATATAATATATCTATACGTTAAATTTTAAGCAAGTCATTAGCATATTTTATCACCTTGTCCATAAGCAAAGCAATCACTGGCATTCGCAAAACCTGTATAACAGAAGTTCCAAACAAAGAAGCAATTAGCTTTACAAACCTACAGCAGTACATTTTCATAAACAAAATTCCATAGTTTAATTTGCACTGTCTTCAAATTCATTGATTTTCCCCATTAGCAGAAGGATGGAAAGCAATAAGCAATAAGACAGTTATGCAGTTTTGATATACCATTGAATCCAAAGGCAAAAAGAAGCAATGAGATCTACAAAAGATACTGAGATTAGAGagaataatttcattttattgcCAATAAAAGCCGCTGTTAACTAAGATTTGAGTCAATTTTTCATCaaaggagaaagaaaaaaaaatagcaacATTAACTAGAACTTACATAAATGCTTCCTTTGACTGCAGCACGGCGACAGAAGGCTGGTGGCAGTTCCCCTTGACCATAAATAGGATAAATAAAAGCCCCAGGTGCATTTGTCAACCTAACACGGATAAATAACAATCAAGAAACAGTAGCAGTAACTTAATTTGAATAGCTACTATAAGAACCCCAGTGCATGTGTTTTTAACCTATGCTTCTCTTGGGATACACCAAGTGGGAGATATGATATGGTCAACAAGTTAGACAATCTGCATTTCTGCCAGCAAATCACACCAGTAGCAAGTGCAGAACCATACAAACTACTCAAATTTAAAAACCCGAGGGTAAATGACCTCAGCTCACCTGCCAACTGACGATTGATACAGAGCCAAGCGAGCTATTCCATCTTTTGTCTTGAGTAGATCTTTACATTCCTCTTTGTTGTCCTGGTCATAATCTGCCATGGCTATAGCATATAGGATAATCCTGCAGAGGACAAAGGGATAAAATATGTCAAGGAAGCGCATTATAAATGGCCACAAACAAAAAGTAACAGCTAATCAATGAGAAACACAGATATGTTGAACAAAAGTTCATAGCCAGGGGAGCAAGTGAAAATGGATAACCAATAAGGCAAAAACAAATAGAAAGACATAGATAGTTGAAAATAACTGCAGACATTCGGATTCAGAAATTAGGATTGGAATGTATTAGTAAAGTTCTCATCGAATAGGGAAATTACTATACTAAATTCGAGAAATAAACCAAAAATGGAAGTAAGAAAAACAGCAATTTTCACTAAAATCCGTTGAGCATTAGGAAaaagaataaggtgaaaaaggcaacagctagAAAAAGAACTCTCACTAACAGATAGATAAAGATGCAGCAGTCTGTACGATTTAATCTTGGATGGCAATTTCATATTTGTCAAGAAATCAACAAATGGACTCTCCAAATCCTCCTCTGAGATTCCCGCAGTCTCTGATTCTACTTCCTCCCCTTGATTCCCATTTTCTCCATCTCTACCAGATGAAGCAGCCAATTGTCCTTGCACCAGCTTAAAGAACCTCATCAATCGATTCTTCTCCATCAAGCTCAAGCTCTTGTCTTTAAATATAGCAGCCCTGGAATCCGGCACATTCCACAGCTTCCCACTCTCATCGCCCACGAAGCTTGCATCTACGCTCTTGAACTCCACGTACTGACTTGCCGCAGACTTTATCAAAAGATCAATGAACCTATCCGCACAAAATAAAACCCGAGGTCCCGACACATCGAGATTGAATTTATTAGAGTGTTCTTCCAAAGGGTTAGCGGAAAGTGAGGAAATCTCGACGTCTGAATAGAGAGGGCGGATGGCGAGATTTACGACGGAGTAATCGTCGCAGCCGGTTTCGATGGTAGAGGAGGACATCGGCTGTAGGGAAGTAGAATTGTTATTGAGGAAAGAGGTGAGTTCCAAGATGGAGAGAGATGAGAAGTGGGATCCGTAGAATTTGTTGTGGTCGACGTGAAGTACGGATTTTCCTGAAGCAGAGG
The Manihot esculenta cultivar AM560-2 chromosome 1, M.esculenta_v8, whole genome shotgun sequence genome window above contains:
- the LOC110608597 gene encoding rab escort protein 1; the encoded protein is MSEPPSYPPIDPTTFDLVVVGTGLPQSVIAAAASASGKSVLHVDHNKFYGSHFSSLSILELTSFLNNNSTSLQPMSSSTIETGCDDYSVVNLAIRPLYSDVEISSLSANPLEEHSNKFNLDVSGPRVLFCADRFIDLLIKSAASQYVEFKSVDASFVGDESGKLWNVPDSRAAIFKDKSLSLMEKNRLMRFFKLVQGQLAASSGRDGENGNQGEEVESETAGISEEDLESPFVDFLTNMKLPSKIKSIILYAIAMADYDQDNKEECKDLLKTKDGIARLALYQSSVGRLTNAPGAFIYPIYGQGELPPAFCRRAAVKGSIYVLRMPVIALLMDKSNGMYKGIRLASGQDIFSQKLVLDPSLTVPSPSASPLGSFHESFLFLCMGDVKQKVARGICIMRSSLKPDISNFLVVYPPQSLYSEQITSIRALQISGNLAVCPPDMFVLYLSALCDNAHQGKKLLNAAINSLFTCPDPVTRENSSVDRIENTELKPTLLWSALYIQELTTGQFDSISSTPMPSGNLDYNDVLDSAMKLFQKMYPNEEFFPDTAEHDDGVSLET